One genomic segment of [Phormidium] sp. ETS-05 includes these proteins:
- the hflX gene encoding GTPase HflX, which translates to MRVGVGTVRQTQIPALELPRYGAGRLSGIRCITTFLQSEPPKEAALTAMAIQRLDALVVLTLTGEGFERRGGGATGYVKETWLATLKAQTPEDSSVGLPVEVSPPISLDMLTQQDFQELIDGLEAELQSQFVAQAVDPDRDRVLAVGLMTGKMTADEFEDSLAELARLVDTAGGVVVQTLRQSRPSPHPQTVVGAGKVEEIALAAQTNGANLIVFDRDLTPSQVRNLEIQIGVRVVDRTEVILDIFAQRARSGAGKLQVELAQLEYMLPRLTGRGQAMSRLGGGIGTRGPGETKLETERRAISRRIARLQQEVNDLQAHRHRLRQHRQHQEVPSVAIVGYTNAGKSTLLNALSDAEVYTADQLFATLDPTTRRVVVPDAVTGEPQTVVLTDTVGFIRELPDTLMDAFRATLEEVTEADALLHVVDLSHSGWQRQMESVIGILTDMTIATGPALVVFNKIDQVAGEVLEVAKEKYPQSVFISASDRIGLETLRLRIGQLLHYAVAPR; encoded by the coding sequence ATGCGGGTGGGGGTGGGGACGGTACGCCAAACCCAAATTCCAGCTTTAGAATTACCCCGTTATGGTGCGGGCCGTCTGAGCGGGATTCGCTGTATCACTACATTCTTGCAGTCAGAACCACCCAAAGAGGCTGCTCTCACGGCAATGGCGATTCAGCGGTTGGATGCTCTAGTGGTGCTAACCCTGACGGGAGAAGGGTTTGAGCGGCGGGGTGGTGGTGCCACTGGTTATGTGAAGGAAACTTGGCTGGCAACTCTGAAGGCGCAAACGCCGGAGGATTCATCAGTGGGTTTACCGGTGGAGGTATCGCCACCCATCAGCTTAGATATGCTGACCCAGCAGGATTTTCAGGAGCTGATTGATGGTTTAGAAGCCGAACTGCAGAGCCAGTTTGTGGCGCAGGCGGTGGACCCAGACCGCGATCGCGTCTTAGCCGTGGGCCTGATGACGGGAAAAATGACCGCCGATGAGTTTGAAGATTCTCTGGCGGAATTAGCCCGATTGGTGGATACTGCAGGGGGAGTGGTAGTGCAGACTTTGCGCCAAAGTCGCCCCAGTCCTCACCCACAAACGGTAGTAGGTGCGGGGAAAGTGGAAGAAATCGCCCTCGCCGCCCAAACGAATGGCGCTAATTTGATAGTGTTCGATCGCGATTTAACCCCCAGTCAAGTGCGCAACCTAGAAATCCAAATTGGGGTGCGGGTAGTCGATCGCACTGAAGTAATTTTAGACATATTTGCCCAACGCGCTCGGTCCGGTGCGGGCAAACTTCAGGTAGAATTAGCTCAGTTAGAGTATATGCTCCCGCGTTTGACTGGTAGGGGTCAAGCCATGTCCCGTTTAGGAGGTGGTATCGGCACCAGAGGACCAGGAGAAACCAAACTGGAGACGGAACGCCGCGCCATTAGTCGTCGGATTGCCCGATTGCAGCAGGAAGTAAACGACCTGCAAGCACATCGCCACCGGTTGCGCCAACACCGCCAGCACCAAGAAGTGCCCTCCGTGGCGATCGTCGGCTATACTAATGCCGGTAAATCTACCCTGCTCAATGCTCTGAGCGACGCAGAAGTTTACACCGCCGACCAGTTATTTGCCACGCTCGACCCCACCACCCGCCGCGTTGTGGTGCCAGATGCGGTAACAGGTGAGCCCCAAACAGTAGTTTTGACCGATACAGTCGGGTTTATTCGGGAATTACCCGATACCCTAATGGATGCTTTTCGAGCCACTTTAGAAGAAGTCACCGAGGCGGATGCTTTGCTCCACGTGGTGGACCTATCGCATTCAGGATGGCAAAGACAGATGGAATCAGTGATCGGAATTTTAACTGACATGACTATTGCCACGGGACCGGCTCTGGTAGTCTTCAACAAAATCGACCAAGTGGCGGGAGAAGTGCTGGAGGTAGCCAAGGAAAAATACCCCCAAAGTGTGTTTATTTCAGCAAG